ACCGCTTATAGTTCTGTGAAGCAGGCGGTGGAAGCCATGAAAAAGGGGGTCTATGAGTATCTTACTAAGCCGCTCAACATGGATGAGCTGCTGTTGACGATCAAGAAGGCGATTCAGGAGCAAGAGATTTTAGCAGAGAACATTCAGTTGCGCGATCAACTCAAGAGCTCCTATCGGGTGGAAAACATTATTGGTACCAGTAAAGCGATCCGTGAGATCTATCACATGATCGCCAAAGTGTCGAAAACACAATCGACGGTGCTCATCCGCGGCGAGAGCGGCGTAGGTAAAGAGCTGGTAGCGCGGGCAATTCATTACAATAGTCCGCGTGCGGAAAAAAAATTGATCGAGATCAGTTGTGCTTCTTTACCCGAAACGCTATTGGAGAGCGAGCTATTTGGTTATGAGAAGGGAGCATTTACTGGAGCGGTAGCGCGGAAAAAAGGCCGATTGGAACTGGCCGATGGTGGGACGATCTTTCTCGATGAGATCGGCGATATTTCAGAGAGCGTGCAGACCAAATTACTGCGAGTTTTGCAGGAAAAAGAACTGACCCATCTGGGTGGAACCAGCACAATAAAGGTAGATGTCCGCGTGATCGCCGCGACCAATCGCAATTTAGAGCAAGCCATTCGAGAAGGAAAGTTCCGCGAGGATCTTTATTATCGCCTCAACGTCATCCCGATCTTTATCCCTCCGCTTCGGGAGCGCAAGGAAGATATCCCGCTTTTGATCGAGCATTTCGTTAAGAAATTTTGCCGGGAAAATAATAAGCCGTTGATGAAAGTATCAAGCAAAGCCTTAGAGCTCTGCATGGAGTATGACTGGCCCGGTAATGTTCGCGAGTTGGAAAACGCGATGGAAAATGCCGTGGTGCTGGGCGAGGGAGATGTCATTTTGCCCGAACATTTACCTTTTAATATCTACAACCATTATAGTCAAGCCCAGCGGGCTGATTTTTTGAGCCCGAGCAAATTTGAAAGCTATCGCAAAAAGATGGAATATGCTGAGCGGATGGTGATCAAAGATGCCATAGAAAAAGCACATGGTAATAAATCCCTCGCCGCTAAAAATCTCAAAATCAGCTTGCGGACCATGCGATACAAAATTAAAAAGTACAAC
This DNA window, taken from candidate division KSB1 bacterium, encodes the following:
- a CDS encoding sigma-54 dependent transcriptional regulator; the encoded protein is MARILIVEDDLNTLSGLGELLRDEGYEVVGVESGKKALRLLEREQFDLMLTDLRMPDIDGLKLYERSIAYNSNMKTIVMTAYSSVKQAVEAMKKGVYEYLTKPLNMDELLLTIKKAIQEQEILAENIQLRDQLKSSYRVENIIGTSKAIREIYHMIAKVSKTQSTVLIRGESGVGKELVARAIHYNSPRAEKKLIEISCASLPETLLESELFGYEKGAFTGAVARKKGRLELADGGTIFLDEIGDISESVQTKLLRVLQEKELTHLGGTSTIKVDVRVIAATNRNLEQAIREGKFREDLYYRLNVIPIFIPPLRERKEDIPLLIEHFVKKFCRENNKPLMKVSSKALELCMEYDWPGNVRELENAMENAVVLGEGDVILPEHLPFNIYNHYSQAQRADFLSPSKFESYRKKMEYAERMVIKDAIEKAHGNKSLAAKNLKISLRTMRYKIKKYNL